The Bacteroidota bacterium genome has a window encoding:
- a CDS encoding RNA methyltransferase, whose product MMIQRKLIDYLSGFVTPHRVETIEKILQQRTRYITIVLEDLFQAQNASAVLRTCDCFGIQDVHIIENKNKFKVNPEIAMGASKWLNLFQYNQQDTNNTLEVIKSLKQKGYRIVATAPEGKGVKLEEFDLSKGKIALFFGTELQGLTEDVFINADEFLTIPIVGFTESFNISVSAGIILHHLSCQLRKSGINWALSENEIQNLKTEWLKKSLKDADLIEKQFYKSLPLRNDLKKTD is encoded by the coding sequence ATGATGATTCAGCGAAAACTTATCGATTATTTATCCGGATTTGTTACTCCTCATCGGGTCGAAACCATAGAAAAAATACTTCAACAAAGAACCCGCTACATTACGATTGTGCTTGAAGATCTGTTCCAGGCTCAAAATGCCAGTGCAGTTTTGCGGACATGCGATTGTTTCGGGATTCAGGATGTACATATTATAGAAAACAAAAATAAGTTTAAGGTAAACCCTGAAATTGCAATGGGAGCCTCAAAATGGCTGAACCTTTTTCAATATAACCAGCAGGATACCAATAACACTCTTGAAGTAATTAAATCATTAAAGCAAAAAGGTTACCGGATTGTAGCTACTGCTCCTGAAGGGAAAGGGGTTAAACTGGAAGAATTCGACTTGTCCAAAGGAAAAATTGCTTTGTTTTTTGGTACCGAACTGCAGGGATTGACTGAGGATGTATTTATAAATGCTGACGAATTTCTGACCATTCCCATTGTGGGTTTCACTGAAAGTTTCAATATTTCCGTTTCAGCTGGAATAATCCTGCATCATTTATCCTGTCAGCTCAGGAAATCAGGAATTAACTGGGCACTTTCAGAGAATGAAATACAGAACCTTAAAACAGAATGGCTGAAAAAAAGCCTGAAAGATGCTGATTTGATTGAAAAACAATTTTATAAGTCCTTACCTTTAAGGAATGATTTGAAAAAAACGGATTAA
- a CDS encoding LytTR family DNA-binding domain-containing protein: MMLNCIIIDDDKLSRRIIEEFISKTEDLNLLQSFSGPVEAIKMVNNHSQEEAESVDLIFLDIEMPEMSGLDFLDTIKDLPQIIIISSKDKYALNAFEYDVTDYLLKPITYSRFFKAITKAQSRYKKSRIESKGNEIFIKKNSSLVRLKYDDILWVEALENYVIFNTYNEKFTIHFTMKSIEKKLPVNKFTRVHRSFIVNTSCINVIEDNSIVINIEDGFKTIPIGKSYKDKLMSDINLIAK; this comes from the coding sequence ATGATGTTGAATTGTATAATCATTGACGATGACAAACTCTCACGTCGTATCATAGAAGAGTTCATCAGCAAAACAGAAGACTTGAATTTGTTACAATCATTTTCAGGTCCTGTAGAAGCAATAAAAATGGTCAATAACCACAGTCAGGAAGAGGCAGAATCTGTTGACCTGATATTTCTGGATATAGAAATGCCGGAAATGAGCGGACTTGATTTTCTGGATACGATTAAAGACCTGCCCCAAATTATCATCATCTCTTCAAAAGACAAGTATGCCCTGAATGCTTTTGAATATGATGTCACCGACTATCTATTAAAACCCATCACGTACAGCCGGTTCTTTAAGGCTATTACCAAGGCTCAAAGCCGGTACAAAAAAAGCAGGATTGAGTCTAAGGGAAATGAAATTTTCATCAAAAAGAATTCTTCTCTGGTAAGGCTTAAATATGATGACATTTTATGGGTTGAAGCCCTTGAAAATTATGTCATCTTCAACACTTACAACGAAAAGTTTACTATTCATTTCACGATGAAAAGCATAGAGAAGAAGCTTCCTGTTAATAAATTCACAAGAGTACACCGCTCCTTTATCGTCAATACGAGCTGCATCAACGTCATTGAAGACAACTCCATTGTGATCAATATAGAGGACGGTTTCAAAACCATCCCCATCGGGAAGTCTTATAAGGACAAGCTGATGAGTGATATAAATCTGATTGCAAAATAA
- a CDS encoding family 16 glycosylhydrolase: MAMVNLKILLGLFPATSKIEEENAKLSEEYKRFRLFAASEELAYFNKLEKEVTSKEFEENRKKIESLRFEDTKEYNKLQLYLQLKKSKRIKSYYKIKQSRELANFLSTSNSKELEDFIRLQSFILSSEFKGKAQAKDFKKTPDYQKWREYKKLKKAKSITSYFKFKSSKKYSDYKLIDGSKEITEYENLGKFINSNEYKEVKAYMDDKHRYEKSEDFKKLKEYDSLKQSEKIKWYFQLVSSNKFDSLKHWEKTFEDDFNDKQLNREKWITKYFWGEALLGSSYSLSNELQCYSDGKNLDFSDSALKIITRKEKANSNSWNPQLGFQPKDYEYTSGIINSGASFRQQYGKFEAKIRLSANYPLTQAFWMVGDSILPEIDVMKFDGKKLYLNSFWGKAEDKNGLQKSITTLRGKHFSHKFFIYTLEWTENSLEWKINGVTVKKETRGIPSLPMYVAFNSMLNKKINDSLLPASMEIDWIRCYQYKK, translated from the coding sequence ATGGCTATGGTAAACTTAAAAATTTTATTAGGATTATTCCCTGCAACTTCAAAGATAGAAGAAGAAAATGCGAAATTGTCGGAAGAATATAAAAGATTCAGGCTATTTGCCGCCTCTGAAGAATTAGCCTATTTTAACAAGCTTGAAAAGGAAGTAACTTCTAAAGAATTTGAAGAAAACAGAAAGAAAATCGAATCACTTCGCTTTGAAGACACCAAAGAATATAATAAGCTTCAACTTTATTTACAGTTGAAAAAATCGAAAAGGATAAAAAGTTATTATAAGATTAAACAATCCAGGGAATTGGCCAATTTCCTGAGTACGAGTAATTCAAAGGAATTAGAGGATTTTATCCGTCTGCAAAGCTTCATTCTTTCCTCAGAATTTAAAGGGAAAGCCCAGGCAAAGGATTTTAAGAAAACCCCGGATTATCAGAAATGGCGCGAATATAAAAAGCTAAAAAAAGCAAAATCCATAACCAGCTATTTTAAATTCAAGTCTTCAAAAAAATATTCCGATTACAAACTGATTGACGGTTCAAAAGAAATCACAGAATACGAAAACCTCGGAAAATTCATTAATTCCAATGAATATAAAGAAGTCAAAGCTTACATGGATGACAAACACCGGTACGAAAAATCCGAGGATTTCAAAAAGCTGAAGGAATATGACTCACTAAAACAAAGCGAAAAGATCAAATGGTATTTTCAGCTGGTTTCGTCTAACAAATTTGATTCATTGAAGCATTGGGAAAAGACTTTTGAAGACGATTTCAATGACAAACAGCTGAACCGTGAAAAATGGATTACGAAATATTTCTGGGGTGAAGCCCTATTAGGTTCGTCTTATTCCTTATCAAATGAGCTGCAATGCTATTCTGATGGGAAAAACCTGGACTTCTCTGATAGTGCGCTAAAAATTATCACCCGCAAAGAAAAAGCCAACAGCAATTCCTGGAATCCCCAATTGGGATTTCAACCTAAGGATTATGAATATACTTCAGGGATAATCAATTCCGGGGCAAGTTTCCGCCAGCAATATGGCAAATTCGAAGCCAAAATCCGCTTGTCGGCTAATTATCCCCTCACCCAGGCTTTCTGGATGGTAGGAGATTCCATCCTCCCCGAAATTGATGTAATGAAATTTGACGGAAAAAAATTATACCTGAACTCTTTCTGGGGAAAAGCTGAGGATAAAAATGGACTTCAGAAAAGCATCACTACCCTGAGAGGGAAACATTTTAGCCATAAATTTTTTATTTATACCCTCGAATGGACAGAAAACTCTTTAGAATGGAAAATAAACGGGGTTACAGTAAAAAAGGAGACACGAGGAATTCCTTCACTTCCCATGTATGTTGCTTTCAATTCTATGCTTAACAAAAAAATAAATGACAGTTTGTTGCCCGCCTCAATGGAAATTGATTGGATAAGATGCTATCAATATAAAAAGTAG
- the atpD gene encoding F0F1 ATP synthase subunit beta — protein sequence MSQNIGEIIQVIGPVIDVSFEKKGGELPNIHDALEIKRDNGQLLVAEVEQHIGEHTVRAIAMDSTDGLHRGIEVVSSGNPIKMPVGDQIKGRLLNVVGDAIDGMQKVDKTSGYQIHNQPPKIKDLSTNAEVLFTGIKVIDLLEPYSKGGKIGLFGGAGVGKTVIIMELINNIAKKYSGMSVFAGVGERTREGNDLLREMIESGVIRYGSEFKESMEKGGWDLSKVDQNELLKSQATLVFGQMNEPPGARATVALSGLTVAESFRDGDEKTGGRDILFFVDNIFRFTQAGSEVSALLGRMPSAVGYQPNLATEMGLMQERITSTKRGSITSVQAIYVPADDLTDPAPATTFAHLDATTVLSRKISELGIYPAVDPLDSTSRILTPAVVGKEHYETAQRVKELLQRYKELQDIIAILGMDELSEEDKLVVARARRVQRFLSQPFHVAEQFTGKKGVLVSIEDTIKGFNMIMDGEVDKYPEAAFNLVGTIEEAIEKGEKILAETNA from the coding sequence ATGTCACAAAATATTGGAGAAATTATCCAGGTGATAGGCCCGGTAATTGATGTTAGTTTTGAAAAGAAGGGAGGGGAACTTCCCAATATTCATGATGCTTTAGAGATAAAGAGGGACAATGGCCAACTTCTTGTTGCAGAAGTGGAACAGCACATTGGAGAACACACAGTCAGGGCTATTGCCATGGATTCGACCGATGGCCTGCACAGAGGCATTGAAGTAGTTTCCTCAGGCAATCCTATCAAGATGCCTGTGGGTGACCAGATCAAAGGCCGGTTGTTGAATGTGGTGGGTGATGCCATTGACGGTATGCAGAAGGTTGATAAGACTTCTGGATATCAGATCCATAACCAGCCACCTAAAATCAAGGATCTTTCTACAAATGCCGAGGTACTGTTCACCGGAATTAAAGTTATTGATTTGTTGGAGCCTTATTCAAAAGGAGGTAAAATCGGCCTCTTCGGTGGGGCTGGCGTTGGAAAGACAGTCATTATCATGGAGTTGATCAACAACATTGCCAAGAAATATTCGGGTATGTCGGTGTTCGCCGGTGTTGGAGAACGTACCCGGGAAGGTAACGATCTGTTGCGCGAAATGATTGAATCTGGAGTTATCCGTTATGGTTCCGAGTTTAAAGAAAGCATGGAAAAAGGAGGCTGGGACCTTTCCAAGGTTGACCAGAACGAACTTTTAAAATCACAGGCTACTTTGGTCTTCGGACAGATGAATGAACCACCTGGAGCCCGTGCTACTGTTGCATTGTCGGGTTTGACTGTTGCTGAGTCATTCCGTGACGGAGATGAGAAAACGGGAGGCCGGGATATCTTATTCTTCGTAGATAATATTTTTCGTTTTACCCAAGCTGGTTCTGAAGTGTCGGCTTTGCTTGGCCGTATGCCATCTGCAGTAGGTTATCAGCCTAATCTGGCTACCGAAATGGGACTTATGCAGGAACGCATCACTTCTACCAAACGGGGATCCATTACATCTGTTCAGGCTATTTATGTGCCTGCTGATGACCTTACCGATCCTGCTCCGGCAACTACTTTTGCCCATCTGGATGCAACCACGGTATTGAGCAGAAAAATTTCGGAACTTGGAATTTATCCCGCTGTTGATCCTCTCGATTCTACTTCGAGAATTCTTACTCCTGCTGTGGTCGGAAAAGAACATTATGAAACTGCCCAGAGAGTCAAAGAACTTCTCCAACGTTATAAGGAATTACAGGATATTATCGCCATCCTGGGTATGGACGAGTTAAGTGAAGAAGACAAGCTGGTTGTTGCACGGGCACGTCGTGTACAGCGTTTCTTGTCCCAACCTTTCCATGTGGCTGAACAGTTTACCGGTAAAAAAGGTGTGCTGGTTTCCATTGAAGATACCATCAAGGGTTTCAATATGATCATGGACGGTGAAGTGGATAAATATCCTGAAGCCGCATTTAACCTGGTGGGTACTATTGAGGAAGCTATAGAAAAGGGAGAAAAAATATTGGCAGAAACAAATGCCTAA
- the atpC gene encoding ATP synthase F1 subunit epsilon yields MHLEVITPDNKLYDGEVKLVQVPGSKGSFEMLQKHAPIISTLEKGKIKIVDEAGVESFIDITGGVVETKENKIIILAEL; encoded by the coding sequence ATGCACTTAGAAGTAATAACTCCCGACAATAAACTGTATGATGGTGAAGTAAAACTCGTACAGGTTCCTGGCAGCAAGGGTTCATTTGAGATGTTGCAAAAGCATGCCCCTATTATCTCTACCCTTGAAAAAGGGAAAATAAAGATAGTGGATGAAGCCGGCGTTGAAAGTTTTATTGATATTACAGGGGGTGTTGTGGAAACGAAAGAAAATAAGATAATTATACTGGCAGAACTTTAA
- a CDS encoding S1-like domain-containing RNA-binding protein has translation MVEIGKYNYLRIVKFVDFGIYLDGEDLGELLLPASEVPEGIKKDELLKVFVYLDSEDRIITSTRTPMATVGSFAFLKVKEVNSFGAFLDWGMPKDLFVPYREQRKPLEPNNYYVVYLYLDENSGRIAASTKIDKFLKKSSSLLQENQEVNLLAYDYSDLGIKVIVNDTMSGLIFQDEVFRKISIGEKFKGYVKNIRTDGKIDITLQLPGYNEISKASQYIFELLGKNNGFLPANDHTDASVIYNMFNMSKKTFKKAIGNLYKKGIIQLESTGIRMKIK, from the coding sequence ATGGTAGAGATTGGGAAATATAATTACCTGAGAATAGTAAAATTCGTTGATTTTGGCATTTATCTTGACGGAGAAGATTTGGGCGAATTGTTATTGCCGGCTTCAGAAGTTCCTGAAGGAATAAAAAAGGATGAACTGCTGAAAGTATTCGTTTACCTGGATTCAGAAGACAGGATTATTACCAGTACCAGGACACCCATGGCTACTGTCGGCTCCTTTGCCTTTCTGAAAGTTAAAGAAGTAAATTCATTTGGGGCCTTCCTTGACTGGGGTATGCCTAAAGACCTTTTTGTCCCCTACCGCGAACAAAGGAAACCTCTTGAACCCAATAATTATTATGTGGTTTATCTTTATTTGGACGAAAATTCAGGAAGAATAGCAGCTTCAACAAAAATCGATAAGTTCTTAAAAAAAAGTTCTTCCCTGTTGCAGGAAAACCAGGAAGTTAATCTTCTGGCTTATGATTACAGCGATCTGGGCATAAAAGTAATTGTAAACGACACGATGTCCGGACTAATCTTTCAGGATGAAGTATTCCGGAAAATTTCCATAGGCGAAAAATTTAAAGGATATGTTAAAAATATAAGAACTGACGGGAAAATAGATATCACTTTGCAACTTCCCGGTTATAATGAAATTTCCAAAGCTTCCCAGTATATTTTTGAACTTTTGGGAAAAAACAATGGTTTTTTGCCTGCAAATGACCATACTGATGCATCAGTCATATATAACATGTTTAATATGAGCAAAAAAACATTCAAAAAAGCAATAGGCAATTTATATAAAAAAGGAATTATACAGCTTGAATCAACAGGGATACGGATGAAAATCAAATGA